In Perca fluviatilis chromosome 14, GENO_Pfluv_1.0, whole genome shotgun sequence, a genomic segment contains:
- the LOC120572380 gene encoding uncharacterized protein LOC120572380, whose translation MRSFSLISALLLCSLSWISVSASESHTVEVQSGGGVTLMCSNISSVPTQTEWFRVINRTKPSCISSMYGSDGKPSFCDGFQNGFEMSSNISTVFLKIKRVDLSDSGLYFCGIYIEGHTVIAGATHLKVQGNSESDFGVDLNKEIVTVLAVKIRKLQTAVIEEPQPERNKDLGSDELNYAALSFQVKPKRSRRPASERELEPHVVYAATRKTQETSGTAAQSDTDASLC comes from the exons ATGAGGAGCTTCAGCTTAATATCAGCTTTACTTCTCTGCAGCCTCA gcTGGATCTCTGTCTCAGCTTCTGAGTCTCACACTGTGGAGGTCCAGTCTGGTGGAGGCGTCACTCTGATGTGCTCCAACATTTCCAGCGTTCCAACTCAGACAGAATGGTTCAGAGTGATCAACAGAACAAAGCCCAGCTGCATCTCCTCTATGTACGGGTCTGATGGCAAACCTTCGTTCTGTGATGGATTTCAAAATGGATTTGAGATGAGCTCCAACATCTCTACTGTCTTTCTTAAAATCAAGAGAGTGGATTTATCTGACTCTGGACTGTATTTCTGTGGAATTTACATAGAAGGACATACAGTCATCGCTGGTGCAACACATTTAAAAGTTCAAG gtAACAGTGAATCTGATTTTGGAGTGGATTTAAATAAAGAAA TCGTCACTGTTCTGGCTGTTAAAATCAGGAAACTTCAGACAG CTGTGATTGAAGAACCGCAGCCAGAAAGAAACAAG GATCTGGGCTCAGATGAACTGAACTACGCAGCTCTAAGTTTCCAGGTGAAACCCAAAAGAAGCCGCAGGCCTGCATCAGAGAGAGAGCTGGAGCCACATGTTGTGTATGCTGCCACCAGAAAGActcaggaaacatctggaactgCAGCTCAGAGTGACACTGATGCTTCATTATGTTAA